Proteins from a genomic interval of Oncorhynchus gorbuscha isolate QuinsamMale2020 ecotype Even-year unplaced genomic scaffold, OgorEven_v1.0 Un_scaffold_544, whole genome shotgun sequence:
- the LOC124018549 gene encoding uncharacterized protein LOC124018549: protein MFKELWCPIMVKELWCPIMFKELWCPIMVKELWCPIMVKELWCPIMVKELWCPIMVKELWCPIMVKELRCPIMTEELRCPIMTEELWCPIMVKELRCPIMVKELWCPIMVKELRCPIMAEELWCPIMVKELRCPIMAEELWCPIMVKELWCPIMTEELWCPIMVKELRCPIMTEELWCPIMVKELRCRSTGQAFAPFVICKITSLLQRPLLQEEGSSYPSEPIR, encoded by the coding sequence ATGTTCAAAGAGTTGTGGTGTCCAATCATGGTCAAAGAGTTGTGGTGTCCAATCATGTTCAAAGAGTTGTGGTGTCCAATCATGGTCAAGGAGCTGTGGTGTCCAATCATGGTCAAAGAGTTGTGGTGTCCAATCATGGTCAAGGAGCTGTGGTGTCCAATCATGGTCAAAGAGCTGTGGTGTCCAATCATGGTCAAAGAGCTGCGGTGTCCAATCATGACTGAAGAGCTGCGGTGTCCAATCATGACTGAAGAGCTGTGGTGTCCAATCATGGTCAAAGAGCTGCGGTGTCCAATCATGGTCAAAGAGCTGTGGTGTCCAATCATGGTCAAAGAGCTGCGGTGTCCAATCATGGCCGAAGAGCTGTGGTGTCCAATCATGGTCAAAGAGCTGCGGTGTCCAATCATGGCCGAAGAGCTGTGGTGTCCAATCATGGTCAAAGAGCTGTGGTGTCCAATCATGACTGAAGAGCTGTGGTGTCCAATCATGGTCAAAGAGCTGCGGTGTCCAATCATGACTGAAGAGCTGTGGTGTCCAATCATGGTCAAAGAGCTGCGGTGCAGGTCCACTGGACAGGCGTTCGCTCCCTTTGTAATCTGCAAAATAACATCTCTCCTCCAGCGGCCTCTATTACAGGAGGAAGGATCGTCTTACCCTTCTGAGCCGATTCGCTGA